catgcggccgCAAATCAGATGACACGACGACTAAGTTGATCATCGAACTGcggcctagggtatcctggtatgcttgaacatggtgttagttatgaACAATGCACGacgagcacagaagtccaataacaaaccACACGGGTTCAGAACGGGAGGGCCATTCTTCCCgaccacacccctccaggttTTACTGTCATTACCAACGTGAGCGTTGAAGTACCCTAGTAGAATAAGGGAGTCCCTTGGAGGGGGTGTTGGAGAGCGTGCCTCCGGGGGGCCACCCTACCCACCCTCCATAATGGGTGGGTAGTCTGAACAGCTGTTCTTCAACGAGTCTGCACTGTAACTTGTGACTTTTGAGAAATTATACCTGGGCTTTTTTCACCCTAACCCTTTTACATTTAGAAGTGTCAGATTTCTGTAGTTATTTCTTCAGGTGCAAAGAGTTTTCTGCGTCATTCTAATGTAAACTTGCTTCTACCAGCTGAAGATCATGAAGTACATATTGTTGATGGACTGACATTAGAAACAATAGCATGAGATCGTGCACGTGTCtttacaaacattttgtcaATATAAAAACTATGCTTTGAGACATTACACTAATCTTAAAGGATGCCTGGACCTTTACTTTTCCAGTTTCATCGAGATAGTTCAGAGCTTCACTGTTGAGAAACTTTCAAGCTGACTTAAGACCAACTAAATATTTTAGGATAAAAAGTTGTGGCTTAGATTCAATGGGACAACCCTGGTTCTAGACAAAGAACGGTTCTATATATATTGTAATTAACTTCCAATGATCATCAAACGATAACCTTCTTAATGTAAATAGATACAGATGCTTTCTGTGGTTTTACAAAGTTCTGAATCTGTAACTGCTTGATTACTGTCTTCTCCCTCATAGGCCTGTTGGCTGTTCTGTGTGATGGAGTAGAAGCTTTTGGTGTTGGTGCGTATGGTGAGTCTGGGATGCTAACAGGCTGCATCTGCTTCTTTTGTTGCAGCTTCTGTCTTTAAGTGAATTTTCTCTGATCCACAGGTGGGATGAGAGTAGTGAACGGAGACCACCACTGTTCCGGCAGAGTCGAAGTCAACCTTCACGAGAAGTGGGGGACTATCTGTGACCACGACTGGGATTTGCGGGCAGCTAGTGTGGTGTGCTCGGAGCTGGGTTGCGGCTTCGCTGAATCGGCTTCTCGTGGCGCCGAATTTGGCCCAGGCAGTGGAATGATTGCTTTGCGCTCCGTCCATTGCAAAGGACAGGAATCCAGGTTGATCCACTGTGACGCCTTCATTAACAGGAACTCTTTTTGCACCCATCAGAATGATGCCGGCGTGAAATGCTCAGGTGAGACCTTGCTCTGTTGTTGACACATTGTTGCTTAGTTCAGGGGAGCAGTTTATTAGGTATAAACACGTTAGAAGACATGGCTACTGTAGTTTTTTcattgttcatttaaaaaatacaattcaaAGTAAGGACATTTATAGTTTAAACCAGATGTTTCCACACACTGGATGAGAAGACTCCTAACCATGgaatgacattaaatcagactaaaccttccctgtttttaggtcagttaggattaccaagaTTCTTTCTGTTTGGAAAACACCTGAATCATGAGAGCGAGAATTTAGTGGATTtcttttactttcttcaaattcagaagtttacataatGTCTTTTATTATTTGGTACAATTATGCTTTTAACTGAGTGACTTGGGTCAAGCGTGTGGCTAACCATCCttaatagtttgctggaattttgggcCATTCCTGCTAACAGAACTGGTGTTACCGGGTCAGATTTATAGGCTGTCTGTCTCGCTCACAGCTTTTCAGCTTTGCCAACTAATTTCCTGAAAATTGGAGCAGAACTTTGTGATGGCCTCTCCAAAAATTGactttgttgttttaaagccactttgtaactaatttctTTGTATCTGTTGGgtcaggttttatttaaaagaaactttaCCTTCCCGGCTGAGTTCTTGAGACTCTGCTTCCCCATAATAATAATGGCATCTATTtggtgaagtgcaccagtccgtCCTCTAGCAAAACATCCAcacataatgctgccactggtttttatgttgcttttggagtgtGGGCTTCTTCCTGTGTGCGTGGCCTATCAGCCCATGTAGGTGAAGAACCTATTTCACTGTGAACATGGTCACTCTTACAGGCTTCAGCCTGCATCTTCTCAAGGTCTttagcttttgttctggggaaTGTTGGGAagtctaactgacctaaaacagaaaccatTTAGTATGATTTAATGTCGGACAGTGAGGATTAAACATCTTATGtgtcattttaaacaatatatgTAAAGgtctggtttcaactgtttaATATGTCATTGTTTTGCTCTCAGGTACTTTAATGGAGCCCAGGCTCTCAGTGCTGTCACCTCACTTTGTGTTCTCTGTTGGGGAGTCTGTTCATTTTTACTGCATCATTCAACCACGTGACCGCATCAGCAACGTTCACCTGTACAAGCATGGAGTCGATACGCCGCTGGTCACACAGAGTGCTGACCCGACCCAGATTGGAGTGAGCCTTGTTTTGTCTGATGTAGAAACTTTTCAGCAAGGCAGCTACAGCTGCCAGTACAACATAAGGGGCGGTTTCCCTCCCCACCCGATCAGATCTCCACCCAGCCATCCTGTTAATATTACTGTAGGTAGGTATTAATCTCTGTCCCACTTATACAATACTTTCTTCACCACTTTGCTTTTACTGTTGTACATTGGCTTGAAAGCTCTCCACATGTTGTCAAGTtaaagccacaaacttcaatgtattttatagggaAATTACATGATGGACGAAGCAGTATTGAATTCTGACATGAAAGCAACGTGATACATGCTTTTCTGAGTTTTTTAAAACTACAAATCTGACCAGAAACTTGCATTTGTAATTAACTGCCTTcattctgatacccctaaataaaaccagtGAAATTTACTTGCTTCTGAAGTTACAGAATTGGGAAATAAGGTCCAACTGTGTTCAGTTTAATGTCATTATAAATATTGATGTTCTTTGAAGGCATGGGGGATTTGTTGGAGAACAAGGAACCCACCAGAGAGATGGAggataaagctgtggagaagtttaaaccaGGGTTGTGTTGCAAAACTATCTCCTACGCTATAAATATCTCAGATTGACCCATCATTTATAAATGGAAGGAGTATAACTCGTATGTGTGGTTAACGCTGTCCACGTAAACTGGTAGACTGCACAATGACAAACTATCAATAAGAAAAGCATCCAAGAGGCTTGTTGTAATTCTGGGGGAGCTGAAAAAATCTACAGCTCAGATGGTCTGTCAACGGGACAACTTCTAGTTGTGGACTTCATAAATCTAGTCTTATTAGAGGAGTACCAAGTCAGAAAGGCAGAAAAAGGCCCATTAGCAGTTTGATGCAATCCATGTAtgtaacacagcaaacatgagtGGCAGCAAAAtaacactacacatcaccctCATTACAACCTGTTTATGGgaaacatggaggtggtagcatcatgttgtggtgATGGTGTTCTTCAGCAGTGATAgggaggctggtcagagttgataggaaaaGAGATGGAGTTAAATAAAAACCCGTCAGAGGCCTCtaaagacttgaggctggggcagaggttcaccttccagcactaaacacacagccagaactACAGTAGAGAGGTTTAAACAAAGCATTAAGTCCTAGAAGGTCATTGatctttgtggttgtaaggatgaatactttcacaagatGTGTGGTATTTTGTTGTGCTGTTTTCAGTGCACTGTTTGCATGAGAATATTTACCAGTTTGTAAAGCCAACTACTGATATGCTTTTAAGAAAGACAAATAAGGCACAAactttctgttgttttatttgtctcattctcttttttttttttttccatggccAGTTGACCTCTTGACCCCCCATCACTGGTACAACACGTCCTCTGAGGCCCCAGCCGGCTCCGTCATCAAAGGCGAGAGTTTTAATATCACTTGCTCCACCCCTCGGCAGTACCCTGGTGCTTCCTTCCAGCTTCGCCTGGTCCGTTCCAACGGCACGGTCCGGCAGTCCCTCCCAGCAGTCTCCCAGTCTGTTACTTTCACCTTCCCCAACGCCCAGAGCTCAAACGAGGGATACTATTACTGCCTGTATCGGGTCCAGCTGGGCGGACGTACGTTTGTCTCCAGAGAAAGCCAGCCTCTACCTATAGCCATTAAAGGTAAGGCTGTGTTGAAGGTAAAGGTGGGAATCTGAGTGTTCTGAATGAAACTTATAAACGAGTCCTCCCACTTTCAGATCCTGACCCACTACTGAGCCCCATGGTGATCAGCTGGCTTGTGTCTGGGGTGACTTTTGTCATAGCTGtcatcattatttttattgtggCGAAGGTGGTGTGTAACAAGGAGAAGAAGCCGTCTGAATTGGAGCGGGAGACCAGAACCTGTGAGTTAATTTCTCCATCACAAGACTTAAAATATCTAGGAATCCTGCTGTATGTGCAATTAGAGTAACAGGGTGTTCTTCTCTTTGCAGGTGTGGACAACACATATGTTGCCTTATCAGTTAACAAGCTTTGATCGAGTCTGCAGGTAACAAATACTTTGGTGCAGGAGTGCACATGTTTAGAAGTGTTGGAAGTcttggacattttaaaaaaaaaatattgtctgGATTTTGTGTTTCAATTAAATGTCTTTCATACCTGGTATTactaacatattttatttattacattttacacCTGAAAATGGAATCCAACACATATTAAACAAAGTGCCTGACTGTAAAGTGTTGCTAATGATGGCCACCAGTTAGCAACACTGTGCAGAAAAGTCCCAAATGGATCTGACTCTAGGGTGTAGTCCTTCTGTGTGACCCCTGACCTGTTTGATTATGCTGCTTAAAGAGCATTTCCATTTTGGTACTGACCTCCTGTCAATGTAGTGTGGGCAGTAGATCGACGTTTCTCAGTTTTGTTGCATTACTGCATCTTCACAGTTTCAAAGGCAACTGTTGGATCTAGTACTGATTTATTCATATTTCTATTGAAGAGGAAAAATATatgctatatttatttatagtcATAACGTCACAGATCTGGTTTTACTTAGATTTTAAATGCGCATTGTGTT
This DNA window, taken from Girardinichthys multiradiatus isolate DD_20200921_A chromosome 1, DD_fGirMul_XY1, whole genome shotgun sequence, encodes the following:
- the si:ch211-150o23.3 gene encoding deleted in malignant brain tumors 1 protein translates to MPRFLRIILTGLLAVLCDGVEAFGVGAYGGMRVVNGDHHCSGRVEVNLHEKWGTICDHDWDLRAASVVCSELGCGFAESASRGAEFGPGSGMIALRSVHCKGQESRLIHCDAFINRNSFCTHQNDAGVKCSGTLMEPRLSVLSPHFVFSVGESVHFYCIIQPRDRISNVHLYKHGVDTPLVTQSADPTQIGVSLVLSDVETFQQGSYSCQYNIRGGFPPHPIRSPPSHPVNITVVDLLTPHHWYNTSSEAPAGSVIKGESFNITCSTPRQYPGASFQLRLVRSNGTVRQSLPAVSQSVTFTFPNAQSSNEGYYYCLYRVQLGGRTFVSRESQPLPIAIKDPDPLLSPMVISWLVSGVTFVIAVIIIFIVAKVVCNKEKKPSELERETRTCVDNTYVALSVNKL